The Roseicyclus marinus genome has a segment encoding these proteins:
- a CDS encoding ABC transporter substrate-binding protein, whose protein sequence is MKRATLATLAAATTLALPAAADTVDIGVLLPFSGVYAALGNEIEAGFALGLETYGNDLDVEIILHREDTEVTPATGLARTRKLILQSDVDAIVGVVSSGVLGAVRDMVDGAGVPLIVANAGNDAATGVDCSPWITRVSFSNSQVNRPMGRWMAEQGIETVYTLAPDYAAGRQMIEGFTGAFVEAGGTIVGSDYTPFQQTQDFGPYIAQAQASGADALFVFYAGGEAISFVNQYASFGAGDDLPLYGSGFLTSQLYVDAQGQSAEGVITALHYVPTIDNAENAAFVAAFRDATGRVPSEYAVQGYDAARALIEALETGARDRETLGAALRQVSFDGPRGALSIDPATNNVVQPIYVYETVQGANGMTQTVLAQLPAEADPVNGCQMPSLPTN, encoded by the coding sequence ATGAAACGCGCAACCCTGGCGACCCTTGCGGCCGCCACCACCCTCGCTTTGCCTGCCGCTGCCGACACGGTCGATATCGGCGTGCTTTTGCCCTTTTCGGGCGTCTATGCCGCGCTCGGCAACGAGATCGAGGCGGGCTTTGCCCTGGGCCTCGAGACCTATGGCAACGACCTCGATGTCGAGATCATCCTCCACCGCGAGGATACCGAGGTGACGCCCGCCACGGGTCTTGCCCGCACCCGCAAGCTGATCTTGCAAAGTGACGTGGACGCCATCGTCGGTGTCGTGTCTTCGGGCGTGCTGGGCGCCGTGCGCGACATGGTCGACGGCGCGGGCGTGCCGCTGATAGTCGCCAATGCGGGCAATGATGCCGCCACCGGGGTCGATTGCAGCCCGTGGATCACCCGCGTGTCCTTCTCCAACAGCCAGGTGAACCGCCCGATGGGCCGCTGGATGGCCGAGCAGGGGATCGAAACGGTCTATACGCTTGCCCCCGATTACGCCGCCGGTCGCCAGATGATCGAGGGCTTCACCGGGGCCTTTGTCGAGGCAGGCGGCACCATCGTCGGCAGCGACTACACGCCCTTCCAGCAGACGCAGGATTTCGGCCCCTATATCGCGCAGGCGCAGGCCTCGGGTGCGGATGCGCTTTTCGTCTTCTACGCGGGCGGGGAGGCGATCTCCTTTGTCAATCAATACGCAAGCTTTGGCGCGGGCGATGATCTGCCGCTTTACGGCTCGGGCTTCCTGACTTCGCAGCTCTATGTCGATGCGCAGGGACAATCGGCCGAGGGCGTGATCACCGCGCTGCATTACGTGCCGACCATCGACAATGCCGAGAACGCGGCCTTTGTCGCGGCGTTCCGCGATGCCACGGGCCGGGTGCCGTCGGAATATGCGGTGCAGGGCTATGACGCCGCCCGCGCCCTGATCGAGGCGCTGGAAACCGGCGCACGCGACCGCGAAACTTTGGGCGCGGCGCTGCGTCAGGTCAGCTTCGACGGCCCGCGCGGCGCGCTGTCCATCGATCCGGCGACCAACAACGTGGTCCAGCCGATCTACGTCTATGAAACGGTTCAGGGTGCCAACGGCATGACCCAGACCGTTCTGGCGCAACTGCCGGCCGAGGCCGATCCGGTGAACGGCTGCCAGATGCCGTCCTTGCCCACGAACTGA
- a CDS encoding branched-chain amino acid ABC transporter permease: MTQDLSFWTLQTLNALQLSMLLFLLSIGLTVIFGLMHFVNLAHGALYALGAYIAASIAGVAGFWVAIIAAPVGVALVGVVLYGGLIQRMRKSGPMAQVLVTFGLIFALLDLTRIFWGDLALAMSMPQVLSGQVDLLGVSYPAYRLFIILLGGAIFVALALVLSRTQIGAMIRAGVDNDAMAACLGINVERLFFVVFCVGCALAGLAGAVAAPLLSVTPGMGLQILIPTLIVIVIGGLGSLKGAVAGSLIYGFVQTFGAVLAPQLASVLIYALLAAVLVIKPVGLFPAKG; this comes from the coding sequence ATGACCCAAGACCTGTCGTTCTGGACCTTGCAGACGCTGAACGCGTTGCAACTGTCCATGCTGCTTTTCCTGCTCTCCATCGGCCTGACGGTGATTTTCGGGCTGATGCATTTCGTCAACCTTGCCCATGGGGCGCTTTATGCGCTGGGGGCCTATATCGCGGCGAGCATCGCAGGCGTTGCGGGGTTCTGGGTCGCGATCATAGCCGCCCCTGTCGGCGTCGCGCTGGTGGGGGTCGTGCTTTACGGCGGGTTGATCCAGCGGATGCGCAAATCCGGGCCGATGGCGCAGGTCCTGGTGACCTTCGGGCTTATTTTCGCGCTCCTTGATCTGACGCGCATCTTCTGGGGCGATCTGGCGCTGGCCATGTCCATGCCGCAGGTGCTGTCGGGGCAGGTCGATCTTTTGGGCGTGAGCTATCCGGCCTATCGCCTGTTCATCATCCTGCTCGGGGGCGCGATTTTCGTAGCACTCGCGCTGGTGCTGTCGCGCACGCAGATCGGTGCGATGATCCGCGCGGGCGTCGACAATGACGCGATGGCTGCCTGCCTTGGCATCAACGTGGAGCGGCTGTTTTTCGTCGTCTTTTGCGTGGGTTGCGCGCTGGCGGGACTGGCCGGTGCGGTCGCTGCACCGCTCCTTAGCGTGACGCCCGGCATGGGTCTGCAGATCCTGATCCCCACGCTGATCGTGATCGTGATCGGGGGCCTTGGCTCGCTCAAGGGCGCGGTCGCGGGGTCGCTGATCTACGGGTTCGTCCAGACATTCGGCGCGGTGCTCGCGCCGCAGCTTGCCTCCGTTCTCATCTACGCGCTCTTGGCCGCGGTCCTCGTGATCAAGCCGGTGGGCCTGTTCCCCGCGAAAGGATAA
- a CDS encoding branched-chain amino acid ABC transporter permease produces MFRHTPLRYAVLAILAVAALVQTFTAGYFGLEILIEILILCLLVLALDLVAGFGGMVSLCHGALMGVGAYAFVALGTLAGLDPWLAALAAVAITAAMAWVIGAICARSHGIYFIMATLAFGQMAYSYVFESPLFGGDDGMGGIDRFDLGAIGLDLNDSRTFALFCLAVVVLAYLFSVAILRSGLGRSLSGVMHNEKRMKALGLNTWRIKADVFGLSGIIAGVAGVLAAQHIMFISPGLLNWTVSGEALVVVILGGLGTLVGPLVGAAAFVVMKHELGEITTYWHLVVGVILIAVVMSRANGIFGWVEARWGAAIERRLTDATRSPAKKEVSTDA; encoded by the coding sequence ATGTTCCGTCACACCCCTCTTCGCTACGCGGTTCTGGCCATCCTTGCGGTTGCCGCGCTCGTCCAAACCTTTACGGCAGGTTACTTTGGGCTCGAAATTCTTATCGAAATCCTAATCCTGTGCCTCCTTGTTCTGGCGCTTGACCTGGTCGCGGGCTTCGGTGGCATGGTCTCGCTCTGCCACGGCGCGCTGATGGGCGTGGGGGCCTATGCCTTCGTCGCGCTGGGCACTCTGGCGGGGCTCGATCCGTGGCTTGCGGCGCTGGCCGCCGTGGCCATCACCGCCGCGATGGCCTGGGTCATCGGCGCGATCTGCGCGCGCAGCCATGGCATCTATTTCATCATGGCGACGCTGGCCTTTGGGCAGATGGCCTATTCCTACGTGTTTGAATCGCCGCTGTTCGGGGGCGATGACGGAATGGGCGGAATTGACCGGTTCGATCTGGGCGCCATCGGTCTTGACCTGAACGACAGCCGGACCTTTGCGCTTTTCTGTCTTGCCGTCGTCGTGCTGGCCTATCTGTTTTCCGTCGCGATCCTGCGCTCGGGGCTGGGCCGGTCGCTCTCGGGCGTCATGCACAACGAGAAGCGGATGAAGGCGCTGGGGCTGAACACCTGGCGGATCAAGGCCGATGTCTTTGGCCTGTCGGGCATCATCGCGGGCGTGGCGGGTGTTCTGGCCGCGCAGCACATCATGTTCATTTCGCCTGGCCTTCTGAACTGGACCGTGTCGGGCGAGGCGCTGGTCGTCGTCATCCTGGGCGGGCTGGGCACGCTGGTGGGACCGTTGGTGGGTGCTGCGGCCTTTGTCGTGATGAAGCACGAGCTGGGCGAGATCACGACCTATTGGCACCTTGTCGTCGGCGTCATCCTGATCGCCGTGGTGATGAGCCGGGCCAATGGCATCTTTGGCTGGGTCGAGGCGCGCTGGGGGGCTGCCATAGAACGCCGCCTGACGGACGCCACCCGCAGCCCCGCAAAAAAGGAGGTTTCGACCGATGCTTGA
- a CDS encoding ABC transporter ATP-binding protein — protein sequence MLDLNAVSSGYGETQVLHGLSLRAEQGRVLAILGRNGAGKSTTLKTIMGLLPTKGGAITFEGRAMPARPFDVAKSGIAYVPETRDIFPSLTVRENLEIAAARFGGKGAEWTLDRVVDLFPRLGERMKNGGAELSGGEQQMLAIARGLLMNPRLLILDEPTEGLAPIIVKLIHDKLMDLKRAGLSMVLVEQNFGFATSLADDVAVVSKGQVVWSGSPAEIRADEEAQHRWLGV from the coding sequence ATGCTTGATCTGAACGCCGTCTCGTCGGGTTATGGCGAAACGCAGGTGCTGCATGGCCTGAGCCTCAGGGCGGAACAGGGAAGGGTTCTTGCCATCCTCGGGCGCAATGGCGCGGGCAAGTCGACGACGCTCAAGACCATCATGGGCCTGTTGCCGACCAAGGGCGGTGCGATCACCTTCGAGGGGCGCGCGATGCCTGCCCGGCCCTTTGACGTGGCGAAATCGGGCATCGCCTATGTGCCCGAGACGCGCGACATCTTTCCGTCGCTCACCGTGCGCGAGAACCTCGAGATCGCGGCGGCCCGGTTCGGGGGCAAGGGGGCGGAATGGACGCTTGACCGGGTGGTCGACCTGTTCCCGCGCCTGGGCGAGCGGATGAAGAACGGCGGCGCGGAATTGTCGGGCGGGGAACAGCAGATGCTGGCCATCGCGCGCGGCCTGTTGATGAACCCGCGCCTGTTGATCCTGGACGAGCCGACCGAAGGATTGGCCCCGATCATCGTCAAGCTGATCCATGACAAGCTGATGGATCTGAAGCGCGCGGGCCTGTCCATGGTTCTGGTGGAACAGAATTTCGGCTTTGCCACATCGCTGGCCGATGACGTGGCCGTGGTCAGCAAGGGGCAGGTGGTCTGGTCCGGCAGCCCTGCGGAAATCCGCGCCGATGAAGAGGCGCAGCACCGCTGGCTTGGCGTGTGA
- a CDS encoding LysR family transcriptional regulator: MNFRQLTYFVAVAEELHFGRAAERLDMAQPPLSRQIKQLEEELGAILFNRGRSAITLTQAGERLLARGKSILAQMEDTRLEVRRLGQGAEGRLRIGFVGSATFGILPNIIKSFRANYPEVNLSLIPMNNAQLHRALVSREIDVAFARPALQDAEFVTRELLEEKLILALPDVVDTGGRTVAKLERLQTHNLILYPEYPRPSYADFVLNACEAAGFMVPMRVWCMDLQTALGLVSVGEGVCIVPESVANAPRKGMKFLRIEPEIARTALSVSYRLDEQGVHVANFVKLAQKVARKIL; encoded by the coding sequence ATGAATTTCCGTCAACTGACCTATTTCGTCGCCGTGGCCGAGGAATTGCATTTCGGCCGTGCCGCCGAACGGCTGGACATGGCGCAACCGCCCCTCAGCCGCCAGATCAAGCAGCTGGAGGAAGAACTGGGCGCGATCCTGTTCAACCGGGGCCGCAGCGCGATCACGCTGACCCAGGCGGGCGAACGCCTGCTGGCGCGCGGCAAGTCGATCCTGGCCCAGATGGAAGATACACGGCTCGAGGTGCGGCGGCTCGGCCAGGGGGCCGAGGGGCGCTTGCGCATCGGCTTCGTGGGCTCCGCGACCTTTGGCATCCTGCCCAACATCATCAAATCCTTCCGCGCCAATTACCCCGAGGTGAACCTGTCCCTCATCCCGATGAACAACGCGCAGCTGCACCGCGCGCTCGTCTCGCGCGAGATCGACGTGGCCTTTGCCCGGCCCGCGCTCCAGGACGCCGAATTCGTCACCCGCGAATTGCTCGAGGAAAAGCTGATCCTGGCGCTGCCCGATGTCGTCGATACCGGTGGCCGCACGGTGGCGAAACTGGAACGGCTGCAGACCCACAACCTGATCCTATATCCCGAATATCCCCGCCCCAGTTACGCCGATTTCGTCCTGAATGCCTGCGAGGCGGCGGGGTTCATGGTTCCGATGCGCGTCTGGTGCATGGATCTGCAAACCGCGCTCGGCCTCGTCTCGGTGGGCGAGGGCGTGTGCATCGTGCCCGAATCCGTGGCCAATGCCCCCCGCAAGGGAATGAAATTCCTGCGTATCGAGCCCGAGATCGCGCGCACCGCCCTGTCGGTCAGCTACCGGCTCGACGAACAGGGCGTGCATGTGGCGAATTTCGTGAAACTCGCCCAGAAAGTCGCGCGCAAGATCTTGTAA
- a CDS encoding dioxygenase: MGIVNEQNITDVVIASLGKHGDITDREREIATALIRHLHGFVKDVKLQHHEFLAACDYLARAGKLCNDNRQEFILLGDILGIEVLVDMMTNPVEGNESESTVLGPFYRENPPVLPKGASTIQKHYDNEETVWFEGYIRDEAGNGIAGVTLDVWEDAPNGIYENLDPDQPEYNLRGRFETDENGHYAFVAVRPVPYPIPDDETAGELLRFMGHHPNRPGHMHFIISRDGYRPLISQIYDADSKWLDEDSVFAVKESLIGKFKPAAKELGTDLHFTFDFVLKAAAAEQAVAAE, from the coding sequence ATGGGCATCGTCAACGAACAGAACATCACCGACGTCGTGATCGCGAGCCTTGGCAAGCATGGCGACATCACCGACCGTGAGCGCGAGATCGCGACCGCGCTGATCCGCCACCTGCATGGCTTCGTGAAGGACGTGAAGCTGCAGCACCACGAATTCCTCGCCGCCTGCGATTACCTCGCCCGCGCCGGCAAGCTCTGCAACGACAACCGGCAGGAATTCATCTTGCTCGGCGACATCCTGGGCATCGAGGTTCTGGTCGACATGATGACCAACCCCGTCGAAGGCAACGAGAGCGAATCGACGGTTCTGGGCCCCTTCTACCGCGAGAACCCGCCGGTCCTGCCCAAGGGTGCCTCCACCATCCAGAAGCATTACGACAACGAGGAAACCGTCTGGTTCGAAGGCTATATCCGCGACGAAGCCGGCAATGGCATCGCGGGCGTCACGCTCGATGTCTGGGAAGATGCGCCCAACGGCATCTACGAAAACCTCGACCCCGACCAGCCGGAATACAACCTGCGCGGCCGCTTCGAGACGGATGAGAACGGCCATTACGCCTTTGTCGCCGTGCGCCCCGTGCCCTACCCGATCCCCGATGACGAAACCGCGGGCGAGCTCTTGCGCTTCATGGGCCACCACCCCAACCGCCCCGGCCACATGCACTTCATCATCTCGCGCGATGGCTATCGCCCGCTGATCAGCCAGATCTACGACGCCGACAGCAAGTGGCTGGACGAAGACAGCGTCTTCGCCGTCAAGGAAAGCCTTATCGGCAAGTTCAAGCCCGCCGCCAAGGAGCTGGGCACGGACCTGCATTTCACCTTCGACTTCGTGCTCAAGGCAGCGGCCGCCGAACAGGCCGTCGCGGCCGAGTGA
- a CDS encoding alpha/beta fold hydrolase, whose amino-acid sequence MSFEPITGRYLTVSVAGAPRRIYVEEAGAGRPVLCLHTAGADTRQWRHLMNDAAVTAGNRLIAFDMPWHGKSLPPEGWEVEEYLLTTEAYIETVLAVVDGMGLDRPVLAGCSMGGRIALQLAALHPETFSGFIAIEASDFQPAWYDIDWFHRPDAHGGEMGAALVSANISPHAPRVERWNTLWMFMQSGPGVFRGDLSFYTKDDSLIGRLCRIDTSKTPVHLLVGAYDLTCTPEDARRTAAAIPGASIAVMDELGHFPMSEHPEGFRPFFLDALARMPVARADAA is encoded by the coding sequence ATGAGTTTCGAGCCGATCACCGGGCGCTACCTGACCGTCAGCGTCGCGGGCGCGCCGCGCCGCATCTATGTCGAGGAAGCGGGCGCGGGCCGCCCGGTTTTGTGCCTGCACACGGCGGGGGCCGATACGCGGCAATGGCGGCACCTGATGAACGATGCCGCCGTGACGGCGGGCAATCGCCTGATCGCCTTCGACATGCCCTGGCATGGCAAATCGCTGCCGCCCGAGGGCTGGGAGGTGGAGGAATACCTGCTGACAACAGAGGCCTATATCGAAACCGTTCTGGCCGTGGTCGATGGGATGGGGCTGGACCGCCCCGTGCTGGCGGGCTGTTCCATGGGCGGGCGTATCGCGCTGCAACTGGCAGCCCTCCACCCCGAGACATTCAGCGGCTTCATCGCGATCGAGGCGTCGGATTTCCAGCCTGCCTGGTATGATATCGACTGGTTCCACCGCCCCGATGCCCATGGCGGCGAAATGGGTGCGGCGCTGGTATCGGCCAATATCTCGCCCCATGCGCCGCGCGTCGAACGCTGGAACACGCTGTGGATGTTCATGCAGAGCGGGCCGGGCGTGTTCCGCGGCGATCTGAGTTTCTACACCAAGGATGACAGCCTGATCGGGCGCCTGTGCCGGATCGATACGTCGAAAACGCCGGTGCATCTGTTGGTCGGGGCCTATGACCTGACCTGCACGCCCGAGGATGCGCGCCGCACCGCCGCCGCCATTCCCGGCGCCAGCATCGCGGTGATGGACGAGCTGGGCCATTTCCCGATGAGCGAACACCCCGAGGGGTTCCGCCCCTTTTTCCTCGATGCGTTGGCGCGGATGCCCGTGGCGCGCGCCGATGCCGCCTGA
- a CDS encoding 3-keto-5-aminohexanoate cleavage protein, which produces MTNPCIICVAITGSLPTKANNPAVPITVSEQVESTHEAFEAGATIVHAHVRNDDQTPSSDPEKFARLKEGLEKHCPGMIIQFSTGGRSGAGQARGAMLPLRPDMASLSVGSNNFPTRVYENPPELVDWLASEMLTYDVKPEIEAFDLSHILKAKDMADKGQLAGTPYVQFVMGVKNAMPVDREVFDFYIKTVHRLFGDNAPWCAAGIGQQQLTLNEWAIAAGGHARTGLEDNVRLDRDRLAPSNAALVRRAVEICDKNERPVATWEEARKILGLRLPAKAEVAA; this is translated from the coding sequence ATGACCAATCCCTGCATCATCTGCGTGGCCATCACGGGCTCGCTGCCCACCAAGGCGAACAATCCCGCCGTGCCGATCACGGTTTCGGAACAGGTGGAATCCACCCATGAGGCCTTCGAGGCCGGGGCCACCATCGTCCACGCCCATGTCAGGAACGACGATCAGACCCCCTCGTCCGACCCCGAGAAATTCGCGCGGCTCAAGGAAGGTTTGGAGAAACATTGCCCCGGCATGATCATCCAGTTCTCGACCGGTGGTCGCTCGGGCGCGGGTCAGGCGCGGGGGGCGATGTTGCCGCTCCGCCCCGACATGGCGTCGTTGTCGGTGGGATCGAACAATTTCCCCACGCGGGTCTATGAGAACCCGCCGGAGCTGGTGGATTGGCTGGCGTCCGAGATGCTGACCTACGATGTGAAGCCCGAGATCGAGGCCTTCGACCTCAGCCATATCCTGAAAGCCAAGGACATGGCCGACAAGGGCCAGTTGGCCGGCACGCCCTACGTGCAATTCGTGATGGGGGTGAAGAACGCCATGCCCGTGGATCGGGAGGTCTTTGATTTTTACATCAAGACCGTCCATCGCCTGTTCGGCGACAACGCGCCTTGGTGCGCCGCTGGCATCGGCCAGCAGCAGTTGACCCTCAACGAATGGGCCATCGCGGCGGGCGGCCATGCGCGCACGGGGCTGGAGGATAACGTGCGGCTCGACCGCGACCGGCTTGCGCCGTCCAACGCCGCCCTCGTCCGCCGCGCGGTCGAGATCTGCGACAAGAACGAACGCCCCGTCGCCACATGGGAAGAGGCGCGCAAGATCCTTGGCCTGCGTCTGCCCGCCAAGGCGGAGGTTGCGGCATGA
- a CDS encoding CoA transferase subunit A, giving the protein MKKLYASAADALDGVLFDGMLIAAGGFGLCGIPELLIDGIVASGVKDLTVASNNAGVDDFGLGKLLATRQIKKMMSSYVGENAEFMRQYLSGELELEFNPQGTLAERMRAGGAGIPGFYTKTGVGTVIAEGKEVKTFDGQDYILERGIFADLSIVKAWKADETGNAVFRKTARNFNPPAAMCGKICIMEVEEIVPTGSLDPDTIHLPGIYVHRLIRGQHEKRIEQRTIRQREGA; this is encoded by the coding sequence ATGAAAAAGCTCTACGCTTCCGCGGCGGATGCGCTCGACGGTGTTCTGTTTGACGGCATGCTGATCGCGGCGGGGGGCTTTGGCCTCTGCGGTATTCCGGAACTGCTGATCGACGGGATCGTGGCATCGGGCGTCAAGGATCTGACCGTGGCGTCGAACAACGCGGGCGTCGATGATTTCGGCTTGGGCAAGCTTTTGGCCACCCGCCAGATCAAGAAGATGATGTCGTCCTACGTGGGCGAAAACGCCGAATTCATGCGCCAGTATCTGAGCGGAGAGCTGGAGCTGGAATTCAACCCCCAAGGGACGCTGGCCGAGCGCATGCGCGCGGGCGGCGCGGGGATTCCCGGTTTCTACACCAAGACGGGCGTCGGCACGGTCATCGCCGAGGGCAAGGAAGTGAAGACTTTCGACGGGCAGGATTACATCCTCGAACGCGGGATCTTCGCCGATCTGTCGATCGTCAAGGCTTGGAAAGCGGATGAGACGGGCAATGCGGTGTTCCGCAAGACGGCCCGCAACTTCAACCCGCCTGCTGCGATGTGCGGAAAGATCTGCATCATGGAGGTGGAGGAGATCGTGCCGACGGGATCGCTTGACCCCGACACGATCCACCTGCCCGGCATCTATGTGCATCGCCTGATCCGAGGGCAGCACGAGAAGCGGATCGAGCAAAGAACAATCCGTCAGAGGGAGGGCGCCTGA
- a CDS encoding 3-oxoacid CoA-transferase subunit B — translation MPWDRNQMAARAAKELRQGMYVNLGIGIPTLVSNYIPEGMTVTLQSENGMLGMGPFPIEGEEDADLINAGKQTITELPHTAYFDSATSFGMIRGGKIAMAILGAMEVSEKGDLANWMIPGKLVKGMGGAMDLVAGVGRVVVVMDHANKHGESKVLKDCTLPLTGTGVVDLIITNMGVLEVVEGGLKILELADGVTEADLRAATEATLV, via the coding sequence ATGCCTTGGGACCGTAACCAGATGGCCGCCCGCGCCGCGAAAGAACTGCGTCAGGGCATGTATGTGAACCTTGGCATCGGCATCCCGACGCTGGTGTCGAACTACATCCCCGAGGGCATGACCGTGACCCTGCAATCGGAAAACGGGATGCTGGGCATGGGCCCCTTCCCCATCGAGGGGGAAGAGGACGCCGACCTGATCAATGCGGGCAAGCAGACCATCACCGAACTGCCCCACACCGCCTATTTCGACAGCGCGACAAGCTTTGGCATGATCCGGGGCGGCAAGATCGCCATGGCGATCCTCGGCGCGATGGAAGTCAGCGAAAAGGGCGATCTGGCGAACTGGATGATCCCCGGCAAGCTGGTGAAGGGGATGGGCGGCGCGATGGATCTGGTCGCGGGCGTGGGCCGGGTTGTCGTCGTGATGGATCACGCCAACAAGCATGGCGAGAGCAAGGTTCTGAAGGACTGCACCCTGCCCCTGACGGGCACCGGTGTGGTGGATCTGATCATCACGAACATGGGTGTGCTGGAGGTGGTCGAGGGTGGTCTGAAAATCCTCGAACTGGCCGATGGCGTGACCGAGGCCGATCTGCGCGCCGCCACGGAAGCCACGCTTGTGTGA
- a CDS encoding heavy metal translocating P-type ATPase, with translation MDHVQTDRLKTFLLGLALAALLAGLGLHAGGLPDLARMVWFAGVVPVLAALLVEIVRSLARGEMGLDIVAALSMSAALTFGETLAAAVVAVMYSGGTFLESFAEGRARREMRDLLSRVPRTATRHRDGGLEDVPLDAIAPGDRLLIRQGDVVPVDGRIASATAFVDTAALTGESLPVRLAHGAETMSGSTNAGDAFDLEATREAKDSTYAGIVRLVEAAQASKAPMARLADRWSLGFLAVTIAIALAAWWLSGDPIRAVAVLVVATPCPLILAVPVALVAGLSRAAHFGVLVKGAKPLEAMARIRTLILDKTGTLTDGRPRIVSIDSHDGMGADDILRYAAALDQASKHPVAQAIVAAAKDRGLSLPLPRDVTEIPGEGVIGVIDGQQVIVGGEGFVAGRAGGVASDHPDLLAGSVMVAVAVDGRMAGHLVMSDPLREGAAGMLAGLRQQGVARILLATGDRAEVAARVTEGLGLDGIRASLTPDEKVLLVLTERKNGPVMMVGDGVNDAPALAAADVGVAMGARGAAASAEAADVVLLVDRVDRIAPGIEIARRSRRIALESVVAGIGLSVLGMIAAAFGYLTPVQGALLQEAIDVAVILNALRALRISPLGLAPPQSPMPRPAT, from the coding sequence TTGGACCACGTGCAGACCGACCGGCTCAAGACCTTCCTTCTCGGGCTTGCTCTGGCGGCTCTGCTGGCGGGGCTGGGGCTCCATGCCGGCGGCCTGCCCGATCTGGCGCGGATGGTCTGGTTCGCGGGCGTGGTGCCCGTTCTGGCCGCGCTGCTGGTCGAGATCGTCCGCAGCCTCGCACGCGGCGAGATGGGCCTCGACATCGTCGCGGCCCTGTCCATGTCGGCGGCCCTCACCTTCGGCGAGACGCTGGCCGCAGCTGTCGTCGCCGTGATGTATTCGGGCGGCACCTTCCTCGAAAGCTTCGCCGAAGGCCGCGCGCGCCGCGAGATGCGCGATCTTCTCTCCCGCGTGCCGCGCACCGCGACGCGCCACCGCGATGGCGGGCTCGAGGACGTGCCGCTCGACGCCATCGCCCCCGGCGACCGCCTGCTGATCCGGCAGGGCGACGTGGTGCCGGTGGACGGGCGGATCGCCTCTGCCACGGCCTTCGTCGACACGGCGGCGCTGACCGGCGAATCCCTGCCCGTCCGGCTCGCGCACGGGGCCGAGACCATGAGCGGGTCGACCAATGCAGGCGATGCCTTCGACCTCGAGGCCACGCGCGAAGCAAAGGACAGCACCTATGCCGGGATCGTCCGCCTCGTCGAGGCGGCGCAGGCCTCCAAAGCCCCCATGGCGCGGCTGGCCGATCGCTGGTCGCTGGGCTTTCTCGCCGTGACCATCGCCATCGCCCTGGCCGCCTGGTGGCTCTCGGGCGATCCGATCCGCGCCGTCGCCGTGCTCGTCGTGGCCACCCCCTGCCCCCTGATCCTCGCCGTGCCGGTGGCGCTGGTGGCGGGCCTGTCGCGCGCGGCGCATTTCGGCGTGCTCGTCAAAGGCGCCAAACCGCTGGAGGCCATGGCCCGCATCCGCACCCTGATCCTCGACAAGACCGGCACGCTGACCGACGGGCGGCCTCGGATCGTCAGCATCGACAGCCATGACGGCATGGGCGCCGATGACATCCTGCGCTATGCCGCAGCCCTCGATCAGGCCTCCAAGCACCCCGTCGCACAGGCCATCGTGGCGGCGGCAAAGGATCGGGGCCTGAGCCTGCCCCTCCCCCGGGATGTGACCGAAATCCCCGGCGAAGGCGTGATCGGCGTCATCGACGGGCAGCAGGTGATCGTGGGCGGCGAAGGTTTCGTCGCGGGCCGCGCGGGCGGCGTGGCAAGCGATCATCCCGATCTTTTGGCGGGGTCGGTGATGGTGGCCGTGGCGGTCGATGGGCGCATGGCCGGGCATCTGGTCATGTCCGACCCCCTGCGCGAGGGTGCGGCCGGGATGCTGGCAGGCCTCCGGCAACAGGGCGTCGCGCGCATCCTCTTGGCCACCGGCGACCGGGCCGAGGTTGCCGCGCGCGTGACCGAAGGCCTTGGCCTCGACGGCATCCGGGCCAGCCTGACGCCGGACGAAAAGGTGCTGCTGGTCCTGACCGAGCGCAAGAACGGCCCGGTGATGATGGTGGGCGATGGCGTCAACGACGCCCCCGCGCTCGCCGCCGCCGATGTGGGGGTGGCCATGGGCGCGCGGGGGGCTGCGGCCAGTGCCGAGGCGGCGGATGTCGTCTTGCTGGTGGACCGGGTGGACCGCATCGCGCCGGGGATCGAGATCGCCCGCCGGTCCCGCCGCATCGCGCTAGAAAGCGTCGTGGCGGGGATCGGCCTCTCCGTGCTTGGCATGATCGCGGCGGCCTTCGGCTATCTCACGCCGGTGCAGGGCGCGCTGTTGCAAGAAGCGATCGACGTGGCCGTCATCCTGAACGCGCTGCGCGCGCTGCGCATTTCGCCCTTGGGTCTCGCTCCGCCGCAATCCCCGATGCCGCGCCCGGCGACCTGA